GGTACTATCGCTAAATTCCTATGAGTCTCTAATTAGAAAAGCTATCTTTGTTTTCGTCTGATAGCGTATTCTCCGAATTAATTAGATGTAACgagttccttttttccttttttgcgAAACGTCGATGtcaaaggagaaagaaaagctTTTTGAATGTTACAGGCATTTCATCCCTTGCGAGCTGTGGCGAAGTATACGCGTTACCAGAACTGCCGGCGCAAGACGAAGAACGATTACAACGCGCCGCACGTTTACTGCAACAAAGGCTCGTTTTACGCCAGTGGTTGACAGACCATGGCTTGCATAGCCATTACCAGAAGTGAGCAGAATTTTAACCAGGGGCTTTAATGGTTCCATGGTTTCCCCCAATTTTCCTCGAGCAAAAAGTCAAAATAAATCTGTTTTTTGCTTTCATCAGGCTAATGCAGATGGAAGTGATGTCTCTAGAGGATGTATATTGGGTGGAGGATAATGCTGCACGGGCAGCCCTTGGCAAGGATCTACCGCGATGGATCCAGGCCAGACAGACGCTGCCTACTTCAAAGGAAGATTTAGAAACCCTCAAGGCTGATCTATGGAGCGCCGTAGTGAAGAATAGTCAACATCAGGACGCTTGGACATGGGGTAcaatttctttgttatttttcgCAAATTTCGTTCGATTGCATAACGCAGGAACATGCTCGAGCAGAAACTCGAGGAataactttctttcttttatatttaacagGTGGAATGTTGGTAGTTTCTGTGTCAGTAGCAGGGTTAGTGACCTTGGCTGCTATGACACAACCAGCTCTAGCACCAGAGGCAAAGCACTCCTTGCTGCAATATGTGactggaaaatatttattaccgaGCAATTGCCGAGTTCACTTTGCATGGGATGAGCCACAGCTCGTAGGAGGAACTATGACGTTTATAGTGAAGGTACCTAATAGAACATTCTAAATGCGTATTTAGAAAAAGTAACAAACGGCACAGGGTAGAAGTTATTTTCTTAATACTATTATCTGGTTATTTTATTGTTCCTGTTAAAACGATGGCATTTCTCTTTCAAACTGTACTTTATAGTTTTATCAACGCAACGGTCAACCGTATCCTATTTGTGACAAAGACAATCTGATCGTTGAAGTCACAGAAGGTACACGCAGGATAGCTACCCTTATAGAGTTGGGGGGTACCGACCCCTTAGCTGCTAATACTGCAGTTGTGAAGTTCACTGTCCGCCATGCTGGACAATATCGAATAGCCGTACTTATTGGTCCGTGTCACGTTCACGGCAGCccgtttcttaaaaatttccttCCCGGTATGTTTGCATGATAAACGTATTAAACGGTACTTCTGAGAAGTATGACTATAAACAATTATAGAATCACACTTAATCCTTTAGGTCCTCCGGATCCAAATAAGACCATCTTTGTACGACAAAGTTCGACAGTCGTTTGTACAGCGGGAGTTGCACACTCTATGACAATAGAACCTCGAGACGAATATGATAATCTGTGCATATTTGGACCCGGTGATAAACCCACGGAAGGTTACCAAGTTAACATTACTCAGGCAAGTAGGATGCCATTATAATCGAGCGATACTTACGTTATTGCGATTGACTTCATTCACTATTTTTTTGATTACAGATTGGTAATTCAGTAGATAAATCGGCTGTTGCGGATTGTAGTGTACAACTTGAATACGATTCTCCGAATCAAAGGATTCGCTTAAAAGTCAGTTTTCCAAAGGGTAGCTGTTATCATGCAACAGTTAGTTTAGGCGGACTACAACTACACAATGGCGATTTCGACATCATTGTACTCGAGAGTACGAAAgatacttttttaatattatactgttaatgaagttttatttttatagtatttatatttgttagcgCAGGTGAAGTTGCTAGAATGGTACACAATAACGTGGCTTCGAAAGACCCCAATATTTGCTATACCGCTAAATTATTGGGCATGCAAGGCGAGAAATTCTCAAAACCAAAAAAAGTTGTCTGTTTCATTTCGCCTAAGCAACTGACTATTAAAGAATACTTACTAAGGATTATCCCGAAAAGGCTTGTTACATTCAGGCTTTGTCCATCGACTAAAGCAAGTGAATTTGTCTAATTGCGAAAACATcgatttttttgtaaattgaaCGCGTGCAATAAtttaaaactatatttttcaGTTCCATTTTGATTGTTCGAATAATCAATACGAAGGTTACGATTCTTTTTCTATCGATGACGGATGTCAACCACCTGttgaattaatttctctatATAGAGATATAATAGCCGCTACATTCACGTTGTTTCTGTTGAAGAACATTGGAGGAAGTGAAACTTTTGCTGATAAACAAGATTTCTTTTACCACGAAGTTCGGAAACATCATCAAAAACATTATCACGAGAAGCTTTCGATGAAAGTTCAACGAGATAAATTGCTAGAATCGGTAAGtgtcaattattaattaatataatctgtATTCTGCTCAAATTTAGCACGAGTTTTTCCTTTAAGTCCATGAAAGCTACCAAAGGATTTTCTGTGAATGACTGGtgtagaaattttgaaatcaatTTCCAAGGCGAACAAGGtatgttttattgaaaaaaatatattgtattcaTTTGGAAAaaggtaatatttaatattttgttccaGGGGTTGATTGGGGTGGTGTTCGTCGAGAATGGTTTGAATTAATTTGTGCGGCACTGTTCGATTCAGGAAACGGTTTATTTGCATCTTTCGGAGAATCACAACAGGCACTAGTTCATCCTAACAGTAAACGGCCTCCACATCTTAAGTTAAAACATTACGAATTTGCAGGACGAATCGTGGGCAAATGCCTATACGAATCCGCTCTTGGCGGTTCCTATCGGCAGTTAGTACGTGCAAGATTCACAAGATCATTTCTTGCACAAATCATAGGCCTCagtgtacattataaggtagaattacttattattaatgtgttgtatcaaaataaaattgtactaaCCTATTTATGTTCTTATCTTCTGTATAGTATTTCGAGCAAGATGATCCAGACTTATATCTGAgcaagataaaatatattcttgaaAATGATGTTGAGGAAATGGAACTTTATTTTGTTGAAGAAGAATATGATAAAGATGgtcaattattaaaagtaagaTCATAACGTATCTTatactatattgtattgctACTTGTATTGTTCACgccaaatatatttattataggtAGCTGAATTAATACCTGGAGGTGGTAAAATTCGTGTAACGAATGGAACTAAACTGCGTTATTTGGACGCACTCGCCCAACATAGACTTGCTAGTTCCATACGAAATGAAGTGGAACATTTTCTAAGGGGATTGAACGAACTCATTCCCGATAACCTTTTGGGAATTTTTGACGAGAACGAACTTGaagtatgtaaatatatttttttcttatccttaaatattctccaatcaatattttcattatatctatatttattacagttaTTGTTATGTGGAACTGGTGAATACAGCGTGGCAGATCTACGTGCGCACCATATAGCTAATGGAAGTTCTTCAGAATTTCTTCGAGTTCTTGATTGGTTTTGGACTGCAGTTAGCAACTTTACGCAGGAAGAGATGGCCCGATTATTACAATTTACTACAGGTTGTTCGCAATTACCACCCGGTGGATTTCAACAACTGAGTCCACGATTTCAAATTACAGCAGCACCAACTTTTGCTAACTTGCCTACAGCACATACTTGGTACGTAACTCAATATTCTGACTGACTTTCAAagcgtaataattatttaaatattgttacagCTTCAATCAGCTCTGCTTACCGGATTACGAATGTTACGATCACTTTGAACGAGCTTTATTATTAGCGATTAGTGAAGGTACTGAAGGTTTTGGCATGATTTAAATTGACTAAGTGTCAATTAAGTTCTAGTCTTATATGATTGTgctatttatttaactttttatttttcgtattattaaCATAGTTTTACTTTAAAATGTCTGCTCTTTTTAcgagattaaaaaaattacatttaccaCACATTTTAATACGTAAACAAAGGAATAGGATTTTTGAACATGTTCTTTTTGTGTTCTATCAAGTGACTATCAAGAACAAtcagatatatttttcaaaacataaacgacgatattaatattcttactGGCTTGTGGTAACGTTTTTATAAAGAGATGATGCAACGAGCAATCTTACAGGAACATCTTGCTCAATTTATTGTATCAAGATTTGTTGtagtttaaaatattgtaaattttattactcaTAAAAATAGGTACGTACACGTTCCTCAAGCCACCAGattcgatatatttaattCCACAATTTAATCGATACGCAATAAAACATTCTTTTATAGTTACCAAATTAGTCAAAGTTAGCATGTGCATTGTAAAGTTTGAGAAGGTCGTCGTGAGGTTTATTAAACTATTCACCTAATCagtatttttatcttcttttttacttcGAATATCGCACTAAGTACACGAaataaataaggaaacaatgtTTCGATGAATGAATTTCGTAAATTCTTACTTATAGAAGTAAGTTAAGTTCTTACCTACTATTTGCAACCAAAGTCAGTGAGTAATCTTTAGATTTCTTTGTAGATGCAATATCTGTAATTTTGTTAACTATAGCATATAGCATTACACGAAATATCTTTAATTGCAAATAAACATACTGAGCTTTTCTTCGGTTTCATATCGCATAAAAGGGTATTTTAAGGTGGTAAATCGACGAGTACGACCGAATCCAGTCTCAAAATTGTAGGACAGCATTATTTGTTGTCGCAATTAATATAtgcaataaaaaatgttttagatCGACTAGCGAGAAgattacataaaattacacCTAACACAACGTactcaaatataaaataattttgtgataATAAGAACGAATCTTCCACTGAAATTTTTGCCGTGTCTTCGCTTACCGTGTACGAAAACCTCAAATGAGAAAGGATCTATACTGTGCTGGCTGAAGCCTAAAAGAAGTATACCGCAGAAACGATATTGTTATTGAACAAaacgaaaatcaattttatcttGTACTTATGTACGCAATAATGAGATATGTGATCAGACACGTCGTATTTGTGTCACTCGTACGTGGTTATTTAGATTTTACGATCTATTGTAATGtgttttttgaaaaaaataatataccgTTAGCATTGCTCTACTAtgtacatttatttcgtcCACGTTAAAAtggtatatataaatgttatgtaaaatatgatgAATTACGATTATATGCTATGCATACATTTATATGCGTATTTATCAGTTATCAAATGTATTTGTTGATGTTTCATAACAAGAAATCACTTTTCCATAACAAACTGAGCGATTCTGACGGTATCTCATTTTTATCGCTTTATCATGTTACATGAAAAAAAGGtgtaaaatatagataaaaaaaacTACATGATATCTAGATTTATTTGTCCATCCTTAACTGAGTAGGATAGTTTCCAATATTGTACATAgtatcgttaaatattttaaagtattacgtcccgttttgattttaaatgcttacgtatgtatataaaatccGTAACATCAGAAAGTATAGagagtaaaaaaaatatatagataaaaaaaaataattttggtaaTAAAAACCCAAAAATTTACTATCAATTTGACGCTATTCTCTGCTCCTTTGATTTCCTCGCGACCACATAACTCTTCTCCCTCAACTCAAACATCAAATCTTCCTTTTCTCCATTCTCTTATCAAACAATCATCATCATCAGCCTCAAAATTCCTCTTTTTAAACTCTTCGTTCCAACATGAAACTCGAAACATGGCGCAATCACGCGTGAGCAAGAGcaactaaaatttcaataacaaGCAAACGTTACATTCTTGTAATTAGCAGGTAAGTTGATGATTGACTTACCAAGCTATCTTTAAGAAGCTAACACTGGACTTGATAATAAAGTGCGTAGTATAACCCTCGGCGCTCGTACAACACTACCAGCTATTTGCAACATTCTACTACTCCAACCCCCTTCTTGGGATTGGCGCATTAAACGTTCTTTCAATTCACGCAGTTCCGTTCTAAAACAATCACATCGATTTTAAGCTAGTGTTTTCCGCTCATGAGCAatcagtaaaaatatttacaattgtgAATTGTATGCTTCCTGCATGCGTTCCAGGGCTACCCCTCCATCAACTAGTTGAGCTTCCAGAGAAATTGTTCGCAAACTTAAATTTCTCCCCATATCTTCGCTTgattttaaacgttttaacaACTTGATTTTCTCATCTTCTTTAGCTTTTAACTCTCTACAGAtacagaatttatattaaaataacgtGCAAATTAACAAGGCCCACATCCAGTGAATTTACTTTGAATATCGTTCTATCTGTTCCTGCGAAGATTCAACCAGAGCAATCTGCGTAGCGAGTTTCAATTGTAAATCCTCCACGCATGATTCAGCTTTGTCTGCTCTCATTCCTCGTTCCGTTGCTAACGTTTCGCTGGCCGTCACCTAACAGaatcattatatttttttaacacaTATTCAACAAACAAACGCTATAGAAATCAATCGATAAGCAAGCATTTTCTGTTATGAAACTATCAAGATAAAGCACGAAACATTgctgttttatataaaacaacaATGTCACGAATTTTTGTTTCGATCGCAAGCCGAGTGGGAATTAATAGGTCAAGTAATATCGATCCCTTTTCTTAGTACGAAAGGAGTATTACGCGATATTGAGTCACCAATGAAGCAGAAAAGGTATGACTCAACGACGAAGTACATATATCCTTTCGTGCGTTGACCTATCTAACAAGTACATCAGTTTCTTATTAACGCCCTTGATCTATACTATTAGAATATCTTCACgcaaacgaaacaaaaaaaagatttttttcaAAGGTTAGTTCttgtagaaaatatagaagttTTCAAGAGACGCAAACTCTCTCAAAAATTTTAGATAATTAATCCTGTAACAGTTTTAAATGTTCGTTCTCTGAGTTTGAAAGGGTGAACGGATGACTCATTCGTTCATAGAAAAGAGTAGAAATCCGCATTGAACCGAGACTTCACCCTCTTTACGGACTCCTCTCCCGCGAACATAACAATGAGTCATCGagcaaaatcaatttttacagTGGTATGGTATGCAAGCTCGCGGCAAATGCTACcctttattattaaatcttgCCTATAGACTATAACAGAAAACTGTTTAGAAATCTAGCCTTTTCCAGgagtatttttttatcttcccGTAACTTCAACAGCTTTTCTCGATCCTTCGACATCTGCATGTCGAGCGCATGAAGGTGATTTTGTGCGGTGAGTAACTCGTTTTGTACATTTTCCGCTGCGACTAGCCTCTCCTCGGAAAGCTCGGTCAAACGCTTAATCTCGTTTtccatttttactttttcctgCAAAAGAACGGTAACCTAGTTCGTAAAAGCAGGTTCGGTGCTAAGTTGATCTTCGTAAATCCCCGAAAGTATCTAGAACCAGTTTCATCTATGTTTGTGTCGCCGCGATACAGTTTCTTCTTTCGCTTCACAATTAGCTGCTGGACCGATGCCAACTTCTCGCTTGCCTGTATAGTGTACATATAGTAATTAATGGCTCGCTACGACGCACATTGCCATTACATCTGATAAAATAAGTTCTcgtttatgtataaatatgcaACCATTATAAAAAGTCTTTAGAATAGTTTTAGCCATATCGTTTTTCAAGAATATACTCAGGtttcgagaaaataaaaagtagaaagatTTTGTTAACAGAGAAATAACAAGTGCAGCTATTAAACTTATTTAGAAGATATTCTTGAGTATCGAAGGCCAAAAATGCCAACGTCTCGGTAACTATATTATTGCCTGTGCCAAAACTCGTGTCGCGAGCTCTTATGCTAGCGT
The DNA window shown above is from Bombus fervidus isolate BK054 chromosome 8, iyBomFerv1, whole genome shotgun sequence and carries:
- the LOC139989805 gene encoding apoptosis-resistant E3 ubiquitin protein ligase 1 isoform X2; this encodes MPDKNRGCRDGQRDKDFFADEISSIGMSLRPSGSASSGISSLASCGEVYALPELPAQDEERLQRAARLLQQRLVLRQWLTDHGLHSHYQKLMQMEVMSLEDVYWVEDNAARAALGKDLPRWIQARQTLPTSKEDLETLKADLWSAVVKNSQHQDAWTWGGMLVVSVSVAGLVTLAAMTQPALAPEAKHSLLQYVTGKYLLPSNCRVHFAWDEPQLVGGTMTFIVKFYQRNGQPYPICDKDNLIVEVTEGTRRIATLIELGGTDPLAANTAVVKFTVRHAGQYRIAVLIGPCHVHGSPFLKNFLPGPPDPNKTIFVRQSSTVVCTAGVAHSMTIEPRDEYDNLCIFGPGDKPTEGYQVNITQIGNSVDKSAVADCSVQLEYDSPNQRIRLKVSFPKGSCYHATVSLGGLQLHNGDFDIIVLESEVARMVHNNVASKDPNICYTAKLLGMQGEKFSKPKKVVCFISPKQLTIKEYLLRIIPKRLVTFRLCPSTKFHFDCSNNQYEGYDSFSIDDGCQPPVELISLYRDIIAATFTLFLLKNIGGSETFADKQDFFYHEVRKHHQKHYHEKLSMKVQRDKLLESSMKATKGFSVNDWCRNFEINFQGEQGVDWGGVRREWFELICAALFDSGNGLFASFGESQQALVHPNSKRPPHLKLKHYEFAGRIVGKCLYESALGGSYRQLVRARFTRSFLAQIIGLSVHYKYFEQDDPDLYLSKIKYILENDVEEMELYFVEEEYDKDGQLLKVAELIPGGGKIRVTNGTKLRYLDALAQHRLASSIRNEVEHFLRGLNELIPDNLLGIFDENELELLLCGTGEYSVADLRAHHIANGSSSEFLRVLDWFWTAVSNFTQEEMARLLQFTTGCSQLPPGGFQQLSPRFQITAAPTFANLPTAHTCFNQLCLPDYECYDHFERALLLAISEGTEGFGMI
- the LOC139989805 gene encoding apoptosis-resistant E3 ubiquitin protein ligase 1 isoform X1, which encodes MSVTCTHQEMARWSTVLSGVFLALTMILSLGKLLMMLATGNGNNGDLTEADQWLAEIGLKQYRPLFKNKGISSLASCGEVYALPELPAQDEERLQRAARLLQQRLVLRQWLTDHGLHSHYQKLMQMEVMSLEDVYWVEDNAARAALGKDLPRWIQARQTLPTSKEDLETLKADLWSAVVKNSQHQDAWTWGGMLVVSVSVAGLVTLAAMTQPALAPEAKHSLLQYVTGKYLLPSNCRVHFAWDEPQLVGGTMTFIVKFYQRNGQPYPICDKDNLIVEVTEGTRRIATLIELGGTDPLAANTAVVKFTVRHAGQYRIAVLIGPCHVHGSPFLKNFLPGPPDPNKTIFVRQSSTVVCTAGVAHSMTIEPRDEYDNLCIFGPGDKPTEGYQVNITQIGNSVDKSAVADCSVQLEYDSPNQRIRLKVSFPKGSCYHATVSLGGLQLHNGDFDIIVLESEVARMVHNNVASKDPNICYTAKLLGMQGEKFSKPKKVVCFISPKQLTIKEYLLRIIPKRLVTFRLCPSTKFHFDCSNNQYEGYDSFSIDDGCQPPVELISLYRDIIAATFTLFLLKNIGGSETFADKQDFFYHEVRKHHQKHYHEKLSMKVQRDKLLESSMKATKGFSVNDWCRNFEINFQGEQGVDWGGVRREWFELICAALFDSGNGLFASFGESQQALVHPNSKRPPHLKLKHYEFAGRIVGKCLYESALGGSYRQLVRARFTRSFLAQIIGLSVHYKYFEQDDPDLYLSKIKYILENDVEEMELYFVEEEYDKDGQLLKVAELIPGGGKIRVTNGTKLRYLDALAQHRLASSIRNEVEHFLRGLNELIPDNLLGIFDENELELLLCGTGEYSVADLRAHHIANGSSSEFLRVLDWFWTAVSNFTQEEMARLLQFTTGCSQLPPGGFQQLSPRFQITAAPTFANLPTAHTCFNQLCLPDYECYDHFERALLLAISEGTEGFGMI